The following coding sequences are from one Betaproteobacteria bacterium window:
- a CDS encoding 3-hydroxyacyl-CoA dehydrogenase/enoyl-CoA hydratase family protein produces the protein MKLTVRKAAVLGAGVMGAQIAAHLANAGVPVLLYDLPGPPEDRQRIPRKALAGLKTLQPAPLAARDRLGLIEPAQYDDDLPRLQGCDLVIEAIAERLDWKRELYGRIAPHLAPGAVVASNTSGLSIEALAQALPEAARRAFCGIHFFNPPRYMALVEIVPASETDTSTLDALESWLVSRLGKGVVRGLDTPNFVANRIGVFSMLAVMHHTAASGLGFDTVDALTGPAIGRPKSATYRTADVVGLDVVGHAIRTMGATLPDDPWHEHFRVPAWLEALIAAGSLGQKSGGGIYRKAGREITVLDPQSGAHRPSAGAVADEVAALLALPDPAARFAGLRQSPHPQARFLWAIFRDVFHYAAVQLEHFADNARDVDLALRWGFGWSQGVFEIWQAAGWLEVARAVADDVAGGRALGSTPLPAWVFDGRSGVHGPGGSWSPRRRAAVARSTLPVYGRQVFPEALVGEGLPTPEEAGETLYENPGVRLWRLPQQDAGIGILSVKTHMHTLGAEVIAGVQSAIALAERDLDGLVLWHEAPFAVGANLKQVAQSVAAGEFALLEAGVEKFQRTSQAIKFAQVPVVAAVQGLALGGGCEFLMHAARRVLALESYVGLVEAGVGVIPAGGGSKEFALRAAALARQTATPGEVFPFLQNVFTTIAMAKVAGSGREAIELGFAREADPVVFNARELLFVALGEARALARAGYTPPMPGRDVPVAGRGGIATFEMVLLNMLEGGQISPHDARVARAAAVALCGGEVDTGSRVDEEWLLTVERRLFMELLKTPESQARIQHMVDTGKPLRN, from the coding sequence ATGAAACTCACGGTCAGGAAAGCCGCCGTCCTCGGCGCCGGGGTCATGGGGGCGCAGATTGCCGCCCACCTCGCCAACGCCGGCGTGCCGGTGCTCCTCTACGACCTGCCGGGTCCGCCGGAGGATCGCCAGCGCATCCCCCGCAAGGCCCTGGCCGGCCTCAAGACCCTGCAACCGGCGCCCCTGGCGGCCCGGGATCGCCTGGGCCTGATCGAGCCGGCCCAGTACGACGACGACCTTCCCCGGCTGCAAGGATGTGATCTGGTCATCGAGGCCATCGCCGAACGCCTCGACTGGAAGCGCGAGCTCTATGGCCGCATCGCCCCTCACCTGGCCCCCGGGGCCGTCGTGGCCTCCAATACCTCGGGCCTGTCCATCGAGGCCCTGGCCCAGGCGCTGCCCGAGGCGGCCCGAAGGGCCTTCTGCGGCATCCACTTCTTCAACCCCCCGCGCTACATGGCGCTGGTGGAAATCGTTCCCGCCAGCGAGACCGACACCTCCACCCTGGACGCCCTGGAAAGCTGGCTGGTGAGTCGCCTGGGCAAGGGGGTGGTGCGTGGCCTCGATACGCCCAATTTCGTCGCCAACCGCATCGGCGTCTTTTCCATGCTGGCGGTGATGCACCATACCGCCGCCAGCGGTCTGGGATTCGATACGGTCGATGCCCTCACCGGACCGGCCATCGGCCGGCCCAAGAGCGCCACCTACCGCACCGCCGACGTGGTGGGCCTGGACGTGGTGGGCCACGCCATCCGCACCATGGGCGCCACCCTGCCCGACGACCCCTGGCACGAGCACTTCCGGGTGCCGGCCTGGCTGGAGGCCCTCATCGCCGCCGGCTCCCTGGGCCAGAAGAGTGGGGGCGGCATCTACCGCAAGGCGGGCCGCGAGATCACCGTCCTCGACCCGCAAAGCGGCGCCCATCGCCCCTCGGCCGGCGCCGTGGCCGACGAGGTGGCGGCCCTCCTGGCGCTCCCCGACCCGGCGGCGCGCTTCGCCGGTCTGCGCCAGAGCCCCCATCCCCAGGCGCGCTTCCTGTGGGCCATCTTCCGTGACGTTTTCCACTACGCGGCGGTGCAACTGGAGCACTTCGCCGACAACGCCCGCGACGTGGACCTCGCCCTGCGCTGGGGCTTCGGCTGGAGCCAGGGGGTCTTCGAGATCTGGCAGGCCGCCGGCTGGCTGGAGGTGGCCCGGGCGGTGGCGGACGACGTCGCCGGCGGCCGCGCCCTGGGCAGCACCCCGTTGCCGGCCTGGGTCTTCGACGGCCGCAGCGGCGTCCATGGCCCCGGCGGCTCCTGGTCCCCCCGCCGGCGGGCCGCGGTGGCCCGCTCGACCTTGCCGGTCTATGGCCGGCAGGTGTTCCCGGAAGCGCTGGTCGGCGAAGGGCTGCCGACCCCTGAAGAAGCAGGCGAGACGCTTTACGAGAACCCCGGTGTCCGTCTCTGGCGGCTGCCGCAGCAGGATGCCGGCATCGGCATCCTGTCGGTGAAGACCCACATGCATACCCTGGGGGCCGAAGTCATCGCCGGCGTCCAGAGCGCCATTGCCCTGGCGGAGCGGGATCTCGACGGCCTGGTGCTCTGGCACGAGGCGCCCTTTGCCGTGGGGGCCAACCTCAAACAGGTGGCCCAGTCCGTGGCCGCGGGGGAATTCGCCCTCCTGGAAGCCGGAGTGGAGAAATTCCAGCGGACCTCCCAGGCCATCAAATTCGCCCAGGTGCCGGTGGTGGCCGCTGTGCAGGGCCTCGCCCTGGGGGGAGGCTGCGAATTCCTCATGCACGCCGCCCGGCGGGTGCTGGCCCTGGAAAGCTACGTGGGCCTGGTGGAGGCCGGCGTGGGCGTCATCCCCGCCGGTGGCGGCAGCAAGGAATTCGCCCTGCGCGCCGCGGCCCTGGCGCGCCAGACCGCGACCCCCGGGGAAGTCTTCCCCTTCCTGCAGAACGTCTTCACCACCATCGCCATGGCCAAGGTGGCGGGCAGCGGCCGGGAGGCGATCGAACTGGGCTTCGCCCGGGAAGCCGACCCCGTGGTCTTCAACGCCCGGGAACTGCTCTTCGTCGCCCTGGGCGAAGCGCGGGCCCTCGCCCGGGCCGGCTACACTCCCCCGATGCCCGGGCGGGACGTTCCGGTGGCGGGGCGCGGCGGCATCGCCACCTTCGAGATGGTGCTCCTCAACATGCTGGAGGGGGGGCAGATTTCGCCCCACGACGCCCGCGTCGCCCGGGCCGCGGCAGTGGCCCTGTGCGGCGGCGAGGTGGATACGGGGAGCCGGGTGGACGAGGAATGGCTGCTCACCGTGGAGCGCCGTCTCTTCATGGAACTCCTCAAGACCCCGGAAAGCCAGGCCCGCATCCAGCACATGGTCGACACCGGGAAACCGCTCAGGAATTAG
- a CDS encoding enoyl-CoA hydratase/isomerase family protein, whose product MPTMNTPLRHWRFERDGEGLASAILDRAGAATNALSREVLEELGLILDHCEREVPAGLVIRSGKEAGFVAGADIDEFAGLDSASQALTLVERGWRLFERLAGVPYPTLALVRGHCLGGGLELALACRTLLVVDEPATRLGLPEVLLGIFPGWGGMARLPRRVGPAVALDLMLSGRSVDARRARQIGLADECVAPRVQEAAVRQGLLSSRGPRPLALGQRLLNGPLKALAAAGARRQLAQKARPEHYPAPYAILELWQRHGGNPLAAPAIVERIVASPTAHNLLRVYGLQERLKAFGKDSSFRARRVHVVGAGVMGGDIAAWCALSGLTVSLEDRGLERIAPALARAEALFARRLRDPLARRDARDRLVPDPTGAGVALADVVIEAVFEDAAVKRALLARLEARLKPGALLATNTSSLRLEAICPDLARPRRLVGIHFFNPVAQMPLVEVVRASGTDQEAVSAACAFVRQIDKLPLPVASAPGFLVNAVLAPYLREALLAVDEGVDPAALDAALVAFGMPLGPVELADTVGLDIVLAAGRQLVAGEAPRGLAERVARGDLGKKSGRGFYAWTADGASKGRPGRAPAGIAERLLEPLIARTGQLVREGVVADADLADAGVIFGTGFAPYTGGPLNLEQQRSKER is encoded by the coding sequence ATGCCGACCATGAATACCCCCCTGCGACACTGGCGCTTCGAGCGGGACGGGGAGGGCCTCGCCAGCGCCATCCTGGACCGGGCCGGCGCCGCGACCAACGCCCTGTCACGGGAAGTGCTGGAGGAACTGGGCCTCATCCTCGACCACTGCGAACGGGAAGTCCCGGCCGGCCTGGTCATCCGCTCCGGCAAGGAGGCAGGCTTCGTCGCCGGGGCCGATATCGACGAGTTCGCCGGGCTGGATTCCGCTTCCCAGGCGCTCACCCTGGTCGAGCGGGGCTGGCGGCTCTTCGAGCGGCTGGCTGGCGTGCCCTATCCGACGCTCGCGCTGGTACGGGGTCACTGCCTGGGGGGCGGGCTGGAACTCGCCCTGGCCTGCCGCACCCTCCTGGTTGTGGACGAGCCCGCCACTCGCCTGGGGCTGCCGGAAGTCCTGCTGGGCATCTTCCCCGGCTGGGGCGGCATGGCCCGGCTGCCGAGGCGCGTCGGGCCCGCCGTGGCCCTGGACCTCATGCTCAGCGGCCGCAGTGTGGACGCCCGGCGGGCGCGGCAGATCGGCCTGGCGGACGAATGCGTCGCTCCCCGGGTACAGGAGGCCGCTGTGCGGCAGGGGTTGCTCTCAAGCCGCGGCCCGCGGCCACTGGCCCTGGGACAGCGGCTGCTCAACGGCCCGCTGAAGGCCCTGGCGGCGGCCGGCGCCCGTCGCCAGTTGGCGCAGAAGGCGCGGCCCGAACACTATCCGGCGCCCTACGCCATCCTCGAACTGTGGCAGCGTCACGGGGGCAATCCCCTGGCCGCTCCCGCCATCGTCGAGCGCATCGTCGCTTCGCCCACCGCCCACAACCTGCTGCGGGTGTATGGCCTGCAGGAGCGCCTCAAGGCCTTCGGCAAGGATTCTTCCTTCCGGGCCCGGCGGGTGCATGTGGTGGGGGCAGGCGTCATGGGGGGCGACATCGCCGCCTGGTGCGCCCTGAGCGGCCTCACGGTGAGCCTGGAAGACCGGGGCCTGGAGCGCATCGCCCCGGCTCTCGCCCGGGCGGAGGCGCTCTTTGCCCGCAGGCTGCGCGATCCCCTGGCCCGGCGCGATGCCCGGGACCGCCTGGTGCCGGATCCGACGGGCGCGGGCGTGGCCCTGGCCGACGTCGTCATCGAAGCGGTGTTCGAGGACGCCGCCGTCAAGCGGGCGCTGCTGGCCCGGCTGGAAGCCCGCCTCAAGCCGGGCGCGCTCCTGGCGACCAATACCTCCAGCCTGCGCCTGGAGGCCATTTGCCCTGATCTCGCCCGGCCCCGGCGCCTGGTGGGCATCCATTTCTTCAATCCGGTGGCGCAGATGCCCCTGGTGGAGGTGGTGCGGGCTTCGGGGACCGACCAGGAGGCGGTGTCCGCCGCCTGTGCCTTCGTGCGCCAGATCGACAAATTGCCCTTGCCGGTGGCCAGCGCCCCCGGCTTTCTCGTCAACGCCGTTCTGGCGCCCTATCTGAGGGAGGCGCTGCTCGCCGTCGATGAGGGCGTCGATCCCGCCGCCCTGGACGCGGCCCTGGTCGCCTTCGGCATGCCCCTGGGGCCGGTGGAACTGGCCGATACGGTCGGCCTGGACATCGTTCTGGCTGCCGGGCGGCAGCTCGTCGCGGGCGAGGCGCCCCGGGGCCTCGCCGAGCGCGTCGCCCGGGGGGATCTGGGCAAGAAGAGCGGGCGCGGCTTCTATGCCTGGACGGCGGACGGGGCGAGCAAGGGACGCCCGGGAAGAGCGCCGGCCGGCATTGCCGAGCGCCTGCTGGAGCCCCTCATCGCGCGGACGGGGCAACTGGTACGCGAGGGCGTGGTGGCCGATGCCGATCTGGCCGACGCCGGAGTCATCTTCGGGACGGGCTTCGCGCCCTACACGGGGGGACCGCTCAACCTGGAGCAGCAAAGGAGCAAGGAAAGATGA